CGGTAATCGAGCCAATCTCTTTATCCCAGCCGCTGATTTTGGCCGGTGCCATGGTGTAGGCATAAAGCGCTTCGTCGAAGGTAAGGGCGTTTTCGCCATACCACACTTTGCCCTCTTTCAGACGTAACACGGCGTCGCCCAACTGCGTCATCGGGCTCTCTTTTGCCGTTGGCCAGTCGCTACCGAACACCAGGTTTCCACCCGCCGTCAGCAGTGATTGCCAGGCGTAACCGCGCTTCAGGCGCTCATTCCCCAGACGTGTCTCAAGGAAGTTAGGGGCAATGGCATGATCGGGCTGCATCGACGGCACAATGCCGTTCTGCGCGAACTTCTCGATATTGGCGTACTTGGTCAGCTCAATATGTTCGATACGGTTAATTTTATCCTTGCCCTGCGGACTGTTGCGAAACGCCTCCAGCGCCATGGTCACGGCATTATCGCCGATGGCATGAACGGCAACCGGGAAGCCATACTGGTGAGAGCGCTGCACCATCTCGTTCATCTTCTCCTGCGTATAGAGCGGGGTGCCGAAGTAGTGATCGTGGCGATCGGAGTAGTGCTCATGCAGGGCGGCGGTGTGGTTCATCAGGGTGCCGTCCATAAAATATTTATGGTAGCCATAGCGGAACTGCGGCCCTTTACCCATCGCTTTCTCTTTATCGGCGGCAAAAGCATTCATCTCTTTCTGCTTGTCGGCCTGCGCCTTCCAGGCTTGTTCACCGCTATTCTCTTCGCTGGTATCCACCATATAGCCGTACCAGATGCGCATCGGGAAGCTGCCTTTTTTCAGCATATCGGTGTAGATGTCGCCCGAGTTGGTCCACATATCGTGAGCACCGGTGACGCCGAGGCTGTTGAAATGCGCCATCACCTTGCGCAAGCCCTCACTTTTATCTCCCTGCGCGGCGATCACTTTTGGTGAGCGGTTGTAGAGATCAAGGGCATTCTCCAGCAGGATCCCGGTCGCTTTGCCGTTTTTATCCCGCTGGATCGTCCCGCCGACCGGGTCGGGCGTCTTATCGGTGATCTCCAGCTCTGCCAGCGCTTTGCTGTTCAGCCACATGGTGTGGTAGTCGACGTCCACCAGCGCGACCGGGTTATCAGGCGCGACTTTGTCGAGCTCGGCTGCCGTGGGTAGCGTCTTCTCTGCGGTTAAGGTGGCGTCCCAGCGCCCGCCGAAGATCCAGCTACCCTTCGGTTGGGCATCCACTTTTTCCTTGATCATCTTCAGCCACGTCTGTTTGCTGCTGACACCAAACAGGTCGACCCCGTTAATGAGATCGATCCCGGCAATCAGGTGCGTGTGGGCATCAATCAGCCCTGGGATCACCGTTTTACCCTTAGCGTCGATCATTTTCGTCTTATCGCTTTGCAGCAGCTTGATATAGTGCGGGCTGCCCACCGCGATAAATTTGCCATCTTTAATCGCCAGCGCCTGCGCGCGCGGTTTGGCGGCATCGGAAGTGCGGATATCGGCATTCATAATAATGATATCGGCAGGGGTCGGCCGGTCATTGGGATCGTTAGGCACATCCTTTGCCGCTGTAGCGTTAAGTGAGGTGCTAATTAATGCCGATAACAGACTCACTTTGATAATTTTCTGTAGCGTACCCGTAGGTTTAAATAAACCCATATTGCGTTCTCCATTTAAAAAGCGGGAATAATAACGTGCGCCGCGATAATAAGCACAAGCGAATAGCGATACAAATGGGCTACCCAGAAAATAACCGCAATAATGGGGTGCTGTGGCAATAATAAAACTTTCCCCCCGGCAAAAAGTTCTGTTTATGCAACAGGTGATATTTATTTAAAGATAAATCACGCGTCCTTTCTTAAGGTGGTTTTTGTTTTACTTATAAGTAAGAGCTTAAAAAATGTAGTTTATTGACAATTAATAACGTCATTTGACGCTATTTAGTTATTTGCTTTTCATTTTGTAATTATCTTTATTGGCATGTTAATAGCGCCTTATTAATCCTCTGCGAGAGCGGATTAAAAGTGACTCACATCAATGTGTTGCCATCAGAAAGTGCTTAAACCTGAACCTGTAGGATGAGCAGTGGACCCGCTGGCGTCAGGCTCATCGCAATAATGAGAAGAAGTAAGGACGTAAAAGCATGAAAAAAACCGATCTGGTTATTGAGAATAAAGCGCTCTGCGCATTTGTTGCCGCTGCGGAAACGGGAAGTTTCCTGCAAGCGGGGCAACGGATGAATCGCTCGAAATCAACAATTAGCCGCTGGATAAAAGAGCTGGAAGATATTCTCGGCTACCCCTTATTTCACACCCGTGGGAATGGATCGGTGGTCAAAATTAACAGCAACGGCAAGCGACTGTTGCCAAAAGCACAATCAATGGTAAATAGCTGGCAGCGGCTGGAGGCCTTTTCCTTATCATTACAAACACGCCGCGAACCGGAAATAGTGCGGCTGGCCTTTAATGAACTGATCCCGGCAGACGTGGTGTCCGATATTTTGCTCGCCGTGAAGGCAGCCTATCCGCAGATGCTGCTGCACGTTATCCATACGGATTTATATGACACCGAGGCGAGTTTACGCGCTAAGCGCGTCGACTATGTGCTGGGGCTGCATTTACCGGTTATGCCCTGCGGGCTGCAGGGCTGTGTGGTGGGCGATCTGCAAACTATGCTTATTGCCCATCCGCAGCACTGGCTGGCGCAGCAGCGCCACATCGATGCCTTTCAACTGGATGGCGAGACGCTCATCTATCCCGCCTTTCCGGATGAAAATAATGACCATCGCTATCCGTTGCACGCCCCGGCGGAAGCGATGCTGGTGACGGATTACACGTTGAGCGCAATGCTGGCGAAAAAGGGGCTTGGCATCGCCTGCGTGCCGGATCATATTGCGCGCCCGGAGCTGTTGGCGAAGCGAGTGGTCGCCCTGGATGTCAATAATGATGAATTTAATAACCTGCACTCGCTGATGTTATTCTGGCGCGAAAGCGAGGATGACGCGGCGCTGCGATCGCTGATTGTTGGCAGCTTAAAAGAGTGGTTTGGTTATTGCTAAGTGCGCGGGGGCTATTCTGCCGTCAGGCAGACGATTCTGCGCTAATGTAATTTTGCTTTTGAGATTTGCCTGAAGGTTATGCAAAAAGACGGAAATGTAATGCCAACGTTATATTTTCTGGCGCAGCGGTTTATAATCACCGCTTGCAAAGGTTACCCATAATCTGAGTCGGGTGTGCCACACGCGTCGTTAGCGAATTATTTATCTAAGGGATGGAGAAAAGGTGTCAGTGACGATGATTTCGCGCGCAGGAGCAAGGCTGTGAAAGGGATCGCAAAACGTCTGCGCGGGGCCGCGCTTATGCTCTGCTGCTTACTCTCTGGCTGCGGTTTGCCGCCCGCTATCCCGATTCTGGGCGCGTCATTTCCTGCCTGGTTCTTCTGTTTTCTCGCCGCCGCGCTGTTACTTATCCCGTGCCATCTGCTGATTGTGCGTAAAGGCTGGCAGGCGCGTTTTTCGCCGCTGGTTATAAGCTATCTGGCTCTGCTGTTTCTCTTTGCCGCGCTTTTCTGGTTCTTACTTTTTTAGATATGAAGGCCTATGACTGATTCCAGCTCAACGCTGTTACGGAAAAAGTGGCCGCTGCTGCTCATCGTGATTGGCGCTATCGTGGCGCTAATTGCGGTGATCTGGCATCTGCAGACTTCTCCGCAAACCAACGATGCCTATGTCTACACCGATACGATCGATGTCGTGCCGGAAGTGACGGGGCGCATTGTCGAGATGCCTGTGCGCGACAACCAGCGCGTGAAAAAAGGCGATCTGCTGTTCCGTATCGATCCGCGGCCTTACCAGGCGATGCTGGCGGATGCGAAATCGCGGCTGGCGGCGCTCGATGCGCAAATCACCCTGACCGGGCGCACCATCAAAGCGCAGGAGTATAACGCGCAGTCTGTTGCCGCCGCGGTGGCGCGCTCGCAGGCGCTGGTCGATCAGACCCGCTCAACGCGCAGCCGGCTGGAGCCGCTGGTGCCGCAAGGGTTCGCTTCGCAGGAGGAGCTGGATCAGGCGCGTACGGCAGAGAAAGCCGCCCGCTCTGAGCTTGCCGCGATCCAACTTCAGGCCAGCCAGGCAGCCTCCGCCGTGCTCGGCGTCGATGCGATGGTGGCCCAGCGGGAAGGGGCGCTGGCGCAGATTGCGCTGGCGGAGCTGCATCTGGAGTTTACCGAGGTGCGCGCGCCCTTCAACGGCGTGGTGGTGGCGCTGAAAACCACGGTCGGCCAGTACGCTTCGGCGTTAAAACCGGTCTTTACGCTGATGGATGACGACCGCTGGTATGTGGTGGCCAATTTCCGCGAAACGGATCTACAAGGCATTCGCGCCGGCACACCGGCAGAGATCACCGTAATGACCGACCACAGCCAGCGCTTTAGCGGCCGCGTCGAGTCGGTCGGGTTTGGCGTGCTGCCGGAGGGCGGAACGGTGATTGGCGGCTTACCGATTGTGCCGAAGAGCATTAACTGGGTGCATGTCTCGCAGCGCTTCCCGGTAAAAATCGCCGTTGAGCACCCCGATCCGGCGCTGTTCCGCATGGGCGCTTCCGCAAGCGTTACCCTCAAACCGCAGTGAGCATCGGGATGGAGCGCGCCTGGGGTTATCTGCAAAAAGAGCTGCGCGCCACGCCGGGGCGGGGCAACTACACCCTGCGTATGACCCTCAGTTGCGGGATCCTGATTGCGCTGTTTATGAGCCTGCAGATCCCCTTTCTGGCGATAGCCCTGATCGTCGTTTTCTATGTCAGCCAGCCTAACGTAGTGATGATTTCGCTGGTCAGCGTCGCCTTTATGCTGGTGGTGACGCTGGTGCTGGGCGGCGTGCTGCTGATTATCAAGTGGACGTATGACTATCCGCTGGTGCGCCTTGTCGCCTCGGTGCTGCTCTTCTCCGTCGCCGTCTATCTGATGCGCATTATGGGCAAGCTGGGGCTGGCCTTTTTTGTCGTGGCGCTGGCGGTGATCTATGCGCAAACTTTTCCCTCCATGACCGGGCAGAGCGAGATCCTCGTGCGCCTGCTGCTGTGGCTGTGGGTGGCGATCAACAGCGCCATTGTGGTAACGCTGCTGGTCAATGCCTGTTTTGCACAGGCGTTTCCTGGGTGGCAGTTCAAAAGCGCACTCGCCGCGATGCTGCGCCAGACGGCTACCTGCCTGCTGCAAACCGATGCTGACGCCCTCGAACAGACCCGACCCACCTTTAGCGCCATTGCCCGCCAGGTTGCGCAATTGCACACGCTGTTTAAGCTGGCGCGGCTCTCCAGCACGGAAATTGCTGATAATCAGCAGAAGTGGCAGAGCGTGATGGCGTTTACGCTACGCAGCTATCAACTGATTGCGCTGCTGCAACCCGGTGCGCCTGATGCGGCGCGGCGGCCGCTTGCCGATGCGCTGTTTGCGCTGGCGCAGCAGGTGGAGGAGGGCAAACTGCCGCCTGGACAACAGAGTTGCGATCCCGTTGACAGTAAGCATGATGTGATTGTGCGCGAGATTGCCGCGCTGCTGGCCTCGCTTCAGCGCGGAGAAAGCATTGCCTTGCCGCCCGGCGAGGGGGAGAAGATAGCGCTAATGCCGCCGGATGCCTGGCGCAACCCGGCCTATCTGCACTTCACTTTGAAAACCGTGCTGGCCACGCTGCTCTGCTACGTCTTCTATACCGCAACGGACTGGCAGGGCATCCACACTATTATGCTGAGCTGCGTGATTGTGGCGCAGCCGGGGCTTGGCGCGACGATGCAGAAGATCGCGCTGCGCATTGGCGGTGCGCTGCTGGCAACCCTGCTGGCGCTGCTGCTGATAATCTTTATTCAACCGTGGACAGAGTCGCTGGTCGGCCTGCTGGGGATGGCGCTGCCGGTGATGGCGCTGGCCGCCTGGCTGGCAGGTGGTTCAGAGCGCATTGCTTATGCCGGGATCCAGCTTGGTTTTACTTTTGCGCTGGCCTTTTTAAGCTGGTTTGGCCCGCTTACCAACTTAACCGAGCTTCGCGACCGGGTGATCGGCATCCTGCTCGGCGTGCTGGTCTCGTCGCTGATCCACCTCTATTTATGGCCGGACAGCGAAGCGCCGCAGCTCAAAGCCAGCCTCGCGCGCCTCTACCGGCGCATTGCCGGGCTGTTGCGGGCGAAAGATCGGGAATCTACGACACCAATGCTGTTTGCGAGCCTGACCGAGAGCGATGCGCTGCTTAACCGTGTTGCCGCCGAGCCGCTCAACACCTGGGCGCATCCCCATGCAGAAGCGAAAGCCTGGCCGCGCGGCGAGACCTTTGCCAGCGCGCAGGAGCTTGTGCGCCTGAGCGAAGGCTATCGACTCTATGCCGCAGCGGACGATCCCTTTTTGGCCCGCTGCGCGGAGTATGTTGAGGCCTACGCCGAGGCTATCGATCGGGCGCAGCCGAAGCCGGATCTGAAGGCACTGCGCGCCGATGCAGCAAACCCCTATGGCCCGCCGCTGATGCAGGTGCTCTCCAGCCTGCCGGCGTGGTCATCCCCCTTTTCACTGAGTTCGCGACAGGCAGAGTAAGGTATGCGCGCAAAAATGATCTCTTCGCGTTTTCGCTGCGGCACGCTGGCCGCATTTGGCCTGCTGCTGTTATCGGGTTGTGCGCTGGTGCAGGACGATCCGGGGCAGGTGACCATCGTCAACCCGCAGAAGGCGCAACTGGCGCAGGCGATCCATCTGGCGAACAGCGGCTGGCCCGCGGCACGCTGGTGGGAAAACTATCACGATCGCCAGCTAACCATGCTGGTCAACCGCGCGTTGCAAAACTCGCCCACTATGCAGGCGGCGCGGCTACGCGTCGGCCAGTCGCAGTCGACGGTGGCGCTGGCGCAGTCGGCAATGGGCGTGCAGGCTGGGGCCGTTGCAGCGCAAAACTACATGCGCGTGTCGGACAAGGAAGCGAAAGCGACCTGGCCCTACGCCTACTCGCTGCCGGTTGATAAACAGGGGCCGTGGTACACGCTGAATACGGTCGGCGTTGGCGCATCGCTCAATCTCGATCTCTGGGGTTCGGATCGCGCGCGCGTGGCGGCCGCGATTGGTGAGCAGAATGCGAGGCTTGCTGAGACGGCGGCGATTGAGCTGGATATCGCCAGCAGCGTTGCTCAGCTCTACTTTGCGATGCAGGCGACTTTCGCGCGCATCGCACTGCTCAATGAGCAGCAAGAGATTGCCCGCTTCTCCGAGCAGGCGCACCAGCAGCGCGCGGCGCGCGGGCTTGAAGATAGTGTTGATCTCGCCGGTGCGCAGGCTGAACGGCTGGCGGCGCAGCAACAGCTGGTGGAAGCGAACGGCGCGTTAACCCGCTACCGCGAGACCCTGCGGGCGCTGATTGGCGCGGACGCGCAGAGCATGCCTGACATTCATCCGGTGGCGCTGCCGCAATTGCAGCAGACGCTGCCCGCGTCGCTCTCCTTCGAACTGCTGGCGCGCCGCCCCGATCTGCAGGCGCTGCGCGGGTATGTTACTGCCACCATGAGCCAGGTGGACTCAGCGAAGGCAGCGTTTTACCCGCACTTTGATATCAAAGCTTTCTGGGGTTACAACGCCTTTGATGTCGGCGATCTCTTTCGCTACTCCTTCCAGCAGCTCAATATTCTGCCTGCGCTCACTTTGCCGCTGTTTGACGGCGGGCGGTTAAATGCCCACCTGAAATCAGTCCGTACCGCCAGCAACATCCTGATCAAACAGTACAACCAGGCAGTGCTCGACGCGGTGCGCGATGTGGCGATCACCTCCAGCCAGCTTAACGATCTCAACCAGATGGTGGCGATGCAGCAGGAGAAAGTGCGTGCGGCGATGACGGCAACCAACAGCGCGGCGGCCCATTACCAGCGCGGGCTGCTGAGCCGCTTCAGGGCGCAGGAGGCGCGACGTTTAGCGCTGGCGCAACAGCTTCTGCTGCTCGATATGCAGGCGCAGCAGCTCAGTACTGATATCACGCTGATTAAAGCGCTGGGCGGCGGTTACCGTAACGAGAACGAAAAGGGTGAGGAGAAGCCGTAACAGAGGCGGCTCCGCCCGTGGTTTACAGGCGGAGCGGGGCGATTAATAGCGGGAAGGTACGCCCTGCGGGCGGGTTTTAAAGCGGCGATGCAGCCACATATATTGCTCGGGCGCCATCATAATGCAGCGCTCCACCACTTTGTTCATCCATGCGGCGGTGGTTTCGGCATCGTCCAGCGGCGGTGAGCACTCCGGCTCAAGCATAATCAGCTCATACCCTTTGCCACCGGGTTTGCGGCGCGGCACAAACGGCACCACGCAGGCTTGCGACATGCGCGCCAGCATCCAGGTGCCGGAGGTGGAGGCAGCCTGATCAACGGCGAAGAAGGGGACAAAGACGCTGGCGCGCGGGCCGTAGTCATGATCCGGCGCGTACCACACCACTTCACCCGCTTTCAATGCGCGGATCATCCCTTTCAGATCTTTACGGTCAATCATGCTTTTATTGGAGCGCATGCGCCCCCAGGTTTGCAGCAGATCGATAACCGGGTTGTCATTCGGGCGGTAGACGCCGATGCCCGGCTCATTCAGACCAAACATCCGCGCGCCAATCTCCAGCGTCAGGAAGTGCACGCCAATCAGCAGAATGCCGCGGCCCTGCGCCTGTACGTTACGCACATGTTCGAAATGGGAGACATCCATCCAGCGGCGCATGCGGCGATCGGACCAGAACCAGGCCATGCCGGTTTCAATCAGCCCCATGCCGACGGATTCAAAATTTTTCGCCACCATTTTCTGCCGCTCCTCCTCGCTCATCTGCGGGAAGCAGAGCGTCAGGTTGCGGTGCGCAATGTGCGCGC
This Kosakonia cowanii JCM 10956 = DSM 18146 DNA region includes the following protein-coding sequences:
- a CDS encoding amidohydrolase, which produces MGLFKPTGTLQKIIKVSLLSALISTSLNATAAKDVPNDPNDRPTPADIIIMNADIRTSDAAKPRAQALAIKDGKFIAVGSPHYIKLLQSDKTKMIDAKGKTVIPGLIDAHTHLIAGIDLINGVDLFGVSSKQTWLKMIKEKVDAQPKGSWIFGGRWDATLTAEKTLPTAAELDKVAPDNPVALVDVDYHTMWLNSKALAELEITDKTPDPVGGTIQRDKNGKATGILLENALDLYNRSPKVIAAQGDKSEGLRKVMAHFNSLGVTGAHDMWTNSGDIYTDMLKKGSFPMRIWYGYMVDTSEENSGEQAWKAQADKQKEMNAFAADKEKAMGKGPQFRYGYHKYFMDGTLMNHTAALHEHYSDRHDHYFGTPLYTQEKMNEMVQRSHQYGFPVAVHAIGDNAVTMALEAFRNSPQGKDKINRIEHIELTKYANIEKFAQNGIVPSMQPDHAIAPNFLETRLGNERLKRGYAWQSLLTAGGNLVFGSDWPTAKESPMTQLGDAVLRLKEGKVWYGENALTFDEALYAYTMAPAKISGWDKEIGSITVGKWADFAIVDGKIKDPVPQDIRNWKIAETWFAGEKVYDSAEKKS
- a CDS encoding LysR family transcriptional regulator, whose protein sequence is MKKTDLVIENKALCAFVAAAETGSFLQAGQRMNRSKSTISRWIKELEDILGYPLFHTRGNGSVVKINSNGKRLLPKAQSMVNSWQRLEAFSLSLQTRREPEIVRLAFNELIPADVVSDILLAVKAAYPQMLLHVIHTDLYDTEASLRAKRVDYVLGLHLPVMPCGLQGCVVGDLQTMLIAHPQHWLAQQRHIDAFQLDGETLIYPAFPDENNDHRYPLHAPAEAMLVTDYTLSAMLAKKGLGIACVPDHIARPELLAKRVVALDVNNDEFNNLHSLMLFWRESEDDAALRSLIVGSLKEWFGYC
- a CDS encoding YtcA family lipoprotein — protein: MLCCLLSGCGLPPAIPILGASFPAWFFCFLAAALLLIPCHLLIVRKGWQARFSPLVISYLALLFLFAALFWFLLF
- the mdtN gene encoding multidrug transporter subunit MdtN, whose amino-acid sequence is MTDSSSTLLRKKWPLLLIVIGAIVALIAVIWHLQTSPQTNDAYVYTDTIDVVPEVTGRIVEMPVRDNQRVKKGDLLFRIDPRPYQAMLADAKSRLAALDAQITLTGRTIKAQEYNAQSVAAAVARSQALVDQTRSTRSRLEPLVPQGFASQEELDQARTAEKAARSELAAIQLQASQAASAVLGVDAMVAQREGALAQIALAELHLEFTEVRAPFNGVVVALKTTVGQYASALKPVFTLMDDDRWYVVANFRETDLQGIRAGTPAEITVMTDHSQRFSGRVESVGFGVLPEGGTVIGGLPIVPKSINWVHVSQRFPVKIAVEHPDPALFRMGASASVTLKPQ
- a CDS encoding FUSC family protein, with translation MERAWGYLQKELRATPGRGNYTLRMTLSCGILIALFMSLQIPFLAIALIVVFYVSQPNVVMISLVSVAFMLVVTLVLGGVLLIIKWTYDYPLVRLVASVLLFSVAVYLMRIMGKLGLAFFVVALAVIYAQTFPSMTGQSEILVRLLLWLWVAINSAIVVTLLVNACFAQAFPGWQFKSALAAMLRQTATCLLQTDADALEQTRPTFSAIARQVAQLHTLFKLARLSSTEIADNQQKWQSVMAFTLRSYQLIALLQPGAPDAARRPLADALFALAQQVEEGKLPPGQQSCDPVDSKHDVIVREIAALLASLQRGESIALPPGEGEKIALMPPDAWRNPAYLHFTLKTVLATLLCYVFYTATDWQGIHTIMLSCVIVAQPGLGATMQKIALRIGGALLATLLALLLIIFIQPWTESLVGLLGMALPVMALAAWLAGGSERIAYAGIQLGFTFALAFLSWFGPLTNLTELRDRVIGILLGVLVSSLIHLYLWPDSEAPQLKASLARLYRRIAGLLRAKDRESTTPMLFASLTESDALLNRVAAEPLNTWAHPHAEAKAWPRGETFASAQELVRLSEGYRLYAAADDPFLARCAEYVEAYAEAIDRAQPKPDLKALRADAANPYGPPLMQVLSSLPAWSSPFSLSSRQAE
- a CDS encoding MdtP family multidrug efflux transporter outer membrane subunit; the encoded protein is MRAKMISSRFRCGTLAAFGLLLLSGCALVQDDPGQVTIVNPQKAQLAQAIHLANSGWPAARWWENYHDRQLTMLVNRALQNSPTMQAARLRVGQSQSTVALAQSAMGVQAGAVAAQNYMRVSDKEAKATWPYAYSLPVDKQGPWYTLNTVGVGASLNLDLWGSDRARVAAAIGEQNARLAETAAIELDIASSVAQLYFAMQATFARIALLNEQQEIARFSEQAHQQRAARGLEDSVDLAGAQAERLAAQQQLVEANGALTRYRETLRALIGADAQSMPDIHPVALPQLQQTLPASLSFELLARRPDLQALRGYVTATMSQVDSAKAAFYPHFDIKAFWGYNAFDVGDLFRYSFQQLNILPALTLPLFDGGRLNAHLKSVRTASNILIKQYNQAVLDAVRDVAITSSQLNDLNQMVAMQQEKVRAAMTATNSAAAHYQRGLLSRFRAQEARRLALAQQLLLLDMQAQQLSTDITLIKALGGGYRNENEKGEEKP
- a CDS encoding Kdo(2)-lipid IV(A) acyltransferase; its protein translation is MTHLPKFSASLLHPRYWATWFGIGVLWLVVQLPYPLLYRLGCALGHLALRVMKRRAHIAHRNLTLCFPQMSEEERQKMVAKNFESVGMGLIETGMAWFWSDRRMRRWMDVSHFEHVRNVQAQGRGILLIGVHFLTLEIGARMFGLNEPGIGVYRPNDNPVIDLLQTWGRMRSNKSMIDRKDLKGMIRALKAGEVVWYAPDHDYGPRASVFVPFFAVDQAASTSGTWMLARMSQACVVPFVPRRKPGGKGYELIMLEPECSPPLDDAETTAAWMNKVVERCIMMAPEQYMWLHRRFKTRPQGVPSRY